The nucleotide sequence TGTATGTTTAGTGATTTTGGATATCTATATCATACAGGATTTCTCACTATGGTTCTACTATTTTTTAGGTGTTGCATTTAATTTTACAACGAACCTCTTATTTTTTTCTTTTAATTAATCCAATAGCAGCCTGGCAAATATACCCTTTTGTCAAAAAATATTTATTTAAAAGTTCACTATAGGAAGTAGCACTTTCACCAAAACAATCATTGATCCCTATTCGTTTGACAGGTACTGGACAAATTTCAGACAAGGATTCGGAGACTGCTCCTCCAAATCCTCCCAAGATGGTATGCTCTTCAACAGTAACAATTGCTCCTGTCTTCTGTGCATAGTAAATCAACGTTTCACTATCAAATGGTTTTAAAGTTGGGAACTCTAAAACAGCGGGTCGGATACCTGCCTTCTCCAGTTCTTCAGCTGCCTCCAGTACTTGTGGAAGCAAAGTACCACTAACTGCCAGAGTCACATCCTTCCCATCTTTTAATATCTTTGCTTTCCCTATTTCAAAACTCTCATCCCCACCATGATAAGAACCCACTGGCTCACGTGATAGACGTAGATAAACCGGTCCCCTATGTTTTAACATAGCCCTAACAGCTCCTCGAGTAGTATCAATATCTGAAGGTACCAATACTGTCATATTGGGCATAGCTCTCATAATCGCTAGATCAGTTACCGACTGGTGGCTAGCCCCATCTGCAAAGTCCGATAACCCTGCATACCCCCCTGCCAATTTTACATTTAAACTGTTATAGGCAATAAGACTTCTTACAGGGTCTCCTGCACGTAGGACTATCAAAAATGCAAAAGTAGAAACTACAGGGATTAATCCACAGGTAGCCATACCAGCTGCTGCACTAACCATGTTAGCTTCTGCAATT is from Caldicoprobacter guelmensis and encodes:
- a CDS encoding transketolase family protein — its product is MEQKPMRLVFGEILCELAEEFPEMVVLDADVSNSTQTKRFEEKFKDRFFNFGIAEANMVSAAAGMATCGLIPVVSTFAFLIVLRAGDPVRSLIAYNSLNVKLAGGYAGLSDFADGASHQSVTDLAIMRAMPNMTVLVPSDIDTTRGAVRAMLKHRGPVYLRLSREPVGSYHGGDESFEIGKAKILKDGKDVTLAVSGTLLPQVLEAAEELEKAGIRPAVLEFPTLKPFDSETLIYYAQKTGAIVTVEEHTILGGFGGAVSESLSEICPVPVKRIGINDCFGESATSYSELLNKYFLTKGYICQAAIGLIKRKK